The window GTGCGCGACGACGAATCGCAGTCGCGGATGCCGCTGCAATACGCGCTCGACTCGGCTCGGAGCATCGAGGTCCTCGCTCCACGGAATCGGACCGACGTGCGCGAGGACGAAGCCGCGTTCGCCCAGCCGCTCGTAGACGGGATCGAAGCGCGGGTCCTCGACGTATAGACGCTGCACGTCCTCGTGAATCTTGATGCCGATGCATCCGTCAGCGAGCGCCGCCTCGAAATCGTCGAGATAATTCGGGTCGTCGAGATGGACCGTCGCCAGCGGCAACCCGTAACCGCGGAGCTCGCGCGACGTGGCCGCGAGCCAAGCATTGAGCTCGCGCGCCATTCCGGCCCGGTGCGCATAGCTGCAGAAGACGAACCGCTCGACCCCATTTGCGCGCAACACGGCGGCCACGTCGGCCGGCTCCATCGGCTGGTGCTCCAGCTTCCAGGAGC of the Candidatus Baltobacteraceae bacterium genome contains:
- a CDS encoding amidohydrolase family protein, encoding MIDLHTHLHPPRLFAAIRRWFAERSSWKLEHQPMEPADVAAVLRANGVERFVFCSYAHRAGMARELNAWLAATSRELRGYGLPLATVHLDDPNYLDDFEAALADGCIGIKIHEDVQRLYVEDPRFDPVYERLGERGFVLAHVGPIPWSEDLDAPSRVERVLQRHPRLRFVVAHMGGEIVAKYVALLARYPNLYLDTTMAFAADSPMTLEIDRNLVETHADRIVYGTDFPNVPYPYDSELRAIDALGLSAASRNAIVRENALRLIGAKESP